Part of the Sphingobacterium sp. LZ7M1 genome, AGGTGAGGAATATTCGAAAGTGGATTTTCCAGATAACCCAGAGGTGAACGAACTACCTAGATTCAATGCTGTAACAGCAGAAATCTATAAAAAACTGGAGGATGCTGGCCGTAATTTGCTAAAAGCCATTGCAACTTATTTGGAACTACCTGAAGATTACTTTGAAAAATTCGTGATCAATGGTAACTCTATTTTACGTGCCATCCATTACTTCCCAATCGAAAACCCTGATGCTATTCCAGCGGACGCTGTGCGTGCAGGAGCTCATGAGGACATCAACCTGATTACCTTATTGATCGGTGCTAGCGCAGATGGATTAGAGGTGTTGACCAAAGATGGAGAATGGTTTGCTATCAAGGCTAAAGGTGAGGACATTGTTGTAAATGTGGGTGATATGTTGCAAAGATTGACCAACAACAAATTAAAATCGACTACCCACCGTGTCGTAAACCCTCCTAGAGAACTGATGAAGACATCAAGATATTCGGTTCCTTTCTTCTTGCATCCTAAATCAAGCATGAGCTTGGCTTCATTGGATTCATGTATCGATGCAGAACATCCAAAAGCTTACGAAGATTATACCGCCGGCGAATATTTGGATGAACGATTGAGAGAGATTGGGCTTAAAATGTAAGGAAAGATATGAGTATTGAGATATGAGTATTGAGATATTAGAAATGGTCATACCTAAAAAGAGTTGACCGTTTTCTATCTCAAATCTCATATCTCATATCTATTAATCTCTTCTAAAAAACCCTCACACCTACACCAATATTCATAAAGATATTGTGCATATTGAAACTGATGCTTTCAAAGCCAGTTTTCATGATGCTATTGAAACCGTAATCAAATTGGGCAGTAGCATAGTAGCGTTTTGCGAAGTCATATTTTCCTGCTACGCTCATTCCAACATCTACTTTTCTGATCTGGCTTTTGAAATCATAAGCGGCATCTACGATCCCTACCTTTTCTCCTGTTGGTTCTTCATCCCGGATATAGCCATCTGTTGCCATACCGTAGAATTTACGTTGTACAGCCATGGAAACATAAGGTCCGGCCTGAAGGCTCCAGCTTGGATTTAATTGATAGGTCGCCATGACAGGAATGGTAAAGTAAAGATTCTCTACATTGGTGGTGATATCACCGTAATAATAGCCCCTAACATTTTGTGACGGATCTTCATCAGCATTAAAAGATGTTTTATATCCTTTTACCGAGGCTTCAGTCTTCATCCCTTTACCTTCAAAGATCAGTCCTGAGCGAACGCCCCATTTGTCATCGATGCCATAGGCCACTTTAACCCCTACGAAAAAAGGCAAAGCTGGTTTGAAACCATTGATCTTGCGAATTTCTACGGGCAATCCCAACGGAGAAGCTCCACCGATCTTAGTCCCTACTTCAGCATCTACTCTAAATTTCCCTTGTTCTAAAGCCTGTGCGTTTAGGTTCAAGGCAAAAAACAAACCAAATACACTCAAAAGAGCGTATTTTATCTCGATTTTAATTAATCTCATTATCTTACGTTGATTTTCACTTCATCTACAATTAACTTACTTCCAATAGCACCTTGGAATATTGCTCCATTCTTGCTGGAAGAAAGCACTACGGCAATGCTATAACGGTACGCGTCGGCATCTAACTGGCTATATTCTTTCTTGAATACAAATGGCAGATCGAACTTCACTAAGCCATCTCCTTTTGTTGCAGAAGTTTCCTTCAATTGAGCAAGGGCTATGATATGCGGGCTATTCAACACATCTTTGTCGTTCAGCCAGGTTCTTCCTGCATCCTCTTTATCGTTTGCTGTAGCTTGCATCAACGCAACGCGATCAAATAATACAGCATAGATGTCACATTCATCCGTAACATTGACTTCTTTACCATTCATATCGATTACCTTTTTACCGGGTTCATATTTATAATAACCGGTCATGGAAACAGGGATTTTATTGAATGGGAGGCCAAAACGTGTTTGGATGTCTATGATACTTTTGGTAAACATAGAACCAATGAACAGATTACCAGCCGCAATAGGCTTCTTCACCAAAGAACCTAAGAAACCAGTGGATTTAGTCTCCAGGTAAGCTGCATATTTTCCTGATTTCACCAATTTTGGATCATCGGTAGCTTGGGTTGGATAAGCTTTTTCGGTAGGATTAGAACCGGCTGTCAAGGCAAAGCCCGAGTTTCCGGAAGCCCATAGCTCTTGCTGAACGCCCTCTACCTCTTCATAGAAATAGATCCAGTTTTTCTTCTCGTCATGTTTGAACAGTTCGAAATCAAACATTTCAGGAACGGAGGACTCCAATAAAGTCACGGAATATTGTTTTTTGTACTGTCCATCTTCAGAAGTGACCTCATAAAATACAGGGGCAGAAAAATCTTGGACCGAACCTGAGGCAGGAACCGAAGTTGCTCCAGGCGTTAAGTCAAAATCAAGGGCGAATTCTTTCAAATCCACTTTCCCGGGTTTGACATAGATAACAACGTTTCTGTTGTTGATGATAGGTTTGACATTAATCAAACTATCGGCGATGGAGACTTGTGTGATATCAGCTTCCATGTTTTTCGCCTCGTCTTTAATACAGCTAGAAATAAAGAACACGACCCCCAAAAGGGCCCAAATAAATTTTGATTGCGGCATGTTTTTAACTTACTTATAGTAGATATTCAAATGGGTAGATCTCCAAATGATTGGCAAAGATAGAATTATTTGACCCGTTTCGATTATTTCTGCCAATCATATTCTCTTTTGATTCAGCTTTTTTACATTAAAAACATGATTCATCATTTCCTTCCATAGGTTCATCACAAAAATTTAGGGGCCATCAAATTCTTCAATATTATTGTGTCAGGAATAAACAAAGGCAGAAAATTGAAAGTTATGATGTTTTATTATCTAATCCGATTCTTGACCAGCATATTCGAAACGAACTACCAAAACCAGTTGCAAGATCAACTCCTACATCCCATTGAATCATACTTCAACTTGCAGGAGGAGTATCCACATGGAACCATTCATCTCATTGATCACTTTCAGGAAACCTTGATGAACCAGGATCCCGATTTTCTAGGCTTTCCGATTCTTCCCTTCAATTATCCTCAAGAAAAATCCGCTTTAGGCTAATACTATTTTCTTTTTTATAATTTTATAACTCGATTATGAATTTAAGCAGCACTAGATCAAACCATAAAATGACCTTCAGGAGATTCATTACTGAATTCCTCTTCATTATCGGCATGTCATTGATTTTCTTTGTGATTTCCATGTCCATACACCGACATTTGGCCATTTTATTCCTCTATGCTCCTTTTGGCTACCTGCTATATGCCTTAAATAACTTTTCGCTATTGGAGCTATTGGTCAAAAAGAAGATCACCAAAGTGGAGTACATCTTGATCAGCATATTGAGTGCAATCCTTATTTTTATCCCTTTCCTGATCCTTGTCCAACTTATACATGGACGATATAGTGACAAAATCATATTTGTAGGCGCCTTATTTGCTTCTGTTGTGATCTTGGCGACCTACTTTTACTTTTTCAGGTACCGAGCTGACAAAAAGACCATCGACTTCTTGAGAAAAGACTTGGGCAAGACCGCAGCGGAATATAAACTGATGCAATCTCAGGTAAATCCGCACTTTCTGTTCAATGTCATGAACAGCATCTATGGAATTGCCCTGCAGGAGAATGCAAGCCGCACTGCAGATTCGGTTCAACGGCTGAGCCAAATGATGCGTTTCCTGATCTTTGAAAACCAACAGGATCAAATCCCTCTTTCCAGAGATTTAAGTTACCTAAAAGAATATATCGCTATTCAGAGCTTAAGGACTGAGAGTGTTCCTAACGTCAAGATTGAACATGAAATCATAGATAGCTTGGACAGCTTGTACATTGCACCGATGCTCCTGATTCCCTTTGTTGAAAATGCTTTCAAACATGGCATCAGTATGAGCAAACCTTCCTGGATCAAGGTGAATGCAGATGTGGTCGATGGACAGTTGAAATTTTCCGTTTACAACAGCATTCACAAAAGCACCGGAACCGACCTGGAAAGAACGAAATCAGGAATCGGGCTGGAAAATGTAAGGTCTAGGCTGGACCTGACCTACCCTGACCGCTATATGCTGGTTATGGAACAAAACCAACAGGAGTATTTTGTTTTTCTGACCATTGACCTCGATGAAGTCCCTCATTCGGAGATAGCATCCAAAATGAACGAAAATGATTAAAGCCATTGCCATAGATGATGAACCGATAGCACTGGATATCATCAGGAGATACGCCGAACAAATTCCTTATCTAAATCTGGAAAAACAGTTCCTGAATGGTCTTGAGGCAAAGGAATATCTACAACATAATGAGGTTCAATTGATGTTCTTAGATGTGCGAATGCCAGACATCAATGGAATTGACTTATTCAAGGGCCTGGAAGAAAAACCACTCGTGATTTTCTCTACCGCCTATTCTGAATATGCCCTATCTGGTTTTGAACTGGAGGCATTGGATTATCTCCTAAAACCCTACACTTTTGACCGCTTTGAAAAGGCAGTGATTAGGGCTAAGGAATTATTGGAACTAAAAGGTGTGATAGACAACAACCCAAGCTTATTTGTGAAGGACGGGTATCAAATGATAAAGATTGATTTGAAAGAGGTCTTGGCCCTTCAAGCCGTTGGCAATTATATTCGGTTCATTCTAGAAGGCCGTGAGGTATTGGCAAGGATGACCATCAAAGAATTTCTATCGGAGTGGGCAGATGATTCTTTTTTGCAGGTCCATCGTTCCTATATTATCAACTCGAACAAAATCAGTAAGCTAGACAGACATTCTATCTGGATAGAGGATATGGAAATTCCCATTGGCGGAAGCTATTTAGAAGAGGTAAAGGAAAAGTTTAAACTTTAAGATAGTTTCTCACGTTCCTTCTTCGGTAAGCCTTGAACAATCAGCTCATAACTATGGTCTATTAACTCAAAGAGTTTTTGGTCGTTCAACTGCCTGTTAGCATGTACCGTATTCCAATGCTTTTTGTTCATATGGTAACCAGGCAAGACAGTATGTTCATATTTCTCCCTTAATTCAACGGCATACTCAGGATCACATTTCACATTAAAAGAAAGTTGGTCCACCTGGTCTAATCCTACCAGAAGAAAGACTTTCCCCAATACCTTAAACACTAAAGTATCTGGACCAAATGGTGTCTCCTCTGTACTTTCCTTTTTTGCGATGCAATAATCCCGAAGTTCTTCGATGTTCATGAGTTGTAGTATTTAGTATTTAGTATTTAGATAAACAAAATAATGATTTATATCCATAATTAAACAGCCCCAAGGTCTAAATACTAAATACTCATTACTAAATACTAAAAAAGGAGTTGCCCATTTCCAGGCAACTCCTTTTCAATATAAGGGGGTAAACTTAATGTTTTATTTAACCTCTTCGAAATCTACGTCTTGCACGTCATCAGCGCCACCACCTTGGTTTCCGCCATTGTTTGCTTGACCAGCATCACCTTGAGCTTGTTGTTGACCGGCTCCTTGTTGCGATGCAACGTACATTTCTTCAGATGCAGCACTCCATGCAGCATTCAATTCAGTAGATGCAGTCTCTATATCTGCGAAGTTTTTGTCAGCATGTGCTTTTTTCAACTTCTCTAGACCAGATTCGATAGGACCTTTTTTATCTGCAGAGATTTTATCGCCATATTCATTCAATTGTTTTTCAGTTGAGAAGATCAAGGCATCAGCAGAGTTCAATTTATCTACTTCCTCTTTTACTTTTTTATCAGCTTCTGCATTGGCTTCAGCTTCTTGTTTCATTTTCTTAACCTCTTCGTCAGATAGACCTGAAGAAGCTTCGATACGGATGTTTTGCTCTTTACCTGTAGCTTTGTCGATTGCTGACACTTTGATAATACCGTTAGCATCGATATCAAATACTACTTCAATTTGAGGGATTCCACGAGGTGCAGGAGGAATGTCTGTCAATTGGAAACGTCCTAACGTACGGTTCTGAGCAGCCATTGGTCTCTCACCTTGTAATACATGGATCTCAACAGATGGTTGATTATCCGAAGCGGTAGAGAAAACTTCCGATTTACGCGTAGGGATAGTTGTGTTGGCCTCAATTAATTTGGTCATTACACCACCCATGGTTTCAATACCTAAAGAAAGTGGAGTTACGTCTAATAACAACACATCTTTTACTTCCCCTGTCAATACACCACCTTGGATTGCAGCACCTAATGCTACTACCTCATCAGGGTTAACACCTTTTGAAGGCTCTTTTCCGAAGAATTTCTTAACAGCATCCTGGATTGCTGGGATACGAGTTGAACCACCTACAAGGATTACTTCGTCGATATCTGAAGTACTGAATCCTGCATTTTTCAATGCTGTACGGCAAGGCTCGATAGTACGTTCGATAAGTGGACCTACTAAGCTTTCGAATTTAGCACGTGATAAAGAACGAACTAAGTGCTTAGGACCAGATCCATCTGCAGTGATATATGGTAAGTTGATCTCTGTAGAAGTTGTGCTTGACAACTCGATTTTCGCTTTCTCAGCAGCATCTTTCAAACGTTGCAATGCCATTGGGTCTTTTCTCAAGTCCAATCCACCGTTTTCGTCTGCAAACTCGTCAGCTAACCAGTTAATGATAGCGTTATCAAAGTCATCACCACCTAAGTGCGTATCACCATCAGTAGATTTTACTTCAAACACACCGTCACCTAATTCCAATACTGAAACGTCATGAGTACCACCACCACAGTCAAAAACTACGATTTTCATGTCTTTGTCTGCTTTCTCAAGACCATATGCTAATGCTGCTGCAGTAGGTTCGTTGATGATACGTTCTACTTTCAAGCCTGCGATTTCACCAGCTTCTTTCGTTGCCTGACGTTGTGCGTCATTAAAATAAGCAGGTACGGTAATTACGGCACGAGTTACTTCTTGTCCTAAGTAATCTTCTGCAGTTTTCTTCATTTTTTGAAGGATCATTGCTGAGATTTCTTGAGGAGTATATTTACGGTCGCCAATCTCCACACGTGGTGTATCATTGTCGCCTTTTACTACTTTATAAGGAACTTTGTCGATTTCGCCTTTTGCCTCATTGTATGTAACCCCCATAAAACGCTTGATCGAGTAGATCGTGTTCTGTGGATTAGTGATGGCTTGACGTTTTGCTGGATCTCCAACCTTGCGTTCCCCGCCTGCTACGAATGCAACAACAGAAGGTGTAGTACGCTTTCCTTCGTTATTTGCAATAACTACCGGCTCATTACCTTCCATAACGGCTACACATGAGTTGGTAGTTCCTAAGTCGATTCCTATAATTTTTGACATATCTTGTTGTGTTTTCTTTAATGTTTAATGATTACTTATTCTCTATTAACAACGCTTATGCCAAACAGTTTTATCTGACTTTGTCATTCCAAAGTCGGAAAAATCTGCAAGGAATTGTCATTTGAGCGTGACATTCTGTCATTTTTTCTCAAATATTGGAATAATATGTATTTTTGAAAAAATTAATCCAACATGACTTTTGACGAATACCAGAGTTACTTCGAGGATATCTTAAACAATACCGAAAAACACGAAGCATACTCATCAAACCCTGACTATTTAAGTTACGCTAAACTCAATTGGTCCAGAATGAACAGATGGTTGAAAAAATTTGAACCATCATCAGAAATGAAAGTATGCATTGAAAACATCAAAGATCCTCAACACTGGATCTTAATCACAGAACCTTGGTGTGGGGATGCAGGGCACTCCGTTGCTCAGATCTATAAAATCGTAAAGGACAATCCTTTTATCGATCTTGATATTCAACTTCGCGACACTGAACCTTTTTTAATCGACGATTACTTGACCAATGGTGGAAAATCAATCCCGAAATTGATCATCCGTAATGATGTAGGACATGATAAAGTGGTATGGGGACCACGTCCAGATGCACTACAGGAAATCTTCGAAACTGAAAGAGCGGAAGGAAAACCCATGGAGGAAATCAAAGAAAACATCCAAAGATGGTATAACGAAGATAAAGGGGCAGAAATCCAAAAAGAATTGACAAAATTATTATCTGAATAAAAAAAAGCTGCAAATGCAGCTTTTTTTTATTCAGATATATTCCAATATAACCTTAATCCCTATAATGCCTTAAAATCCCCTTATCAAAAACCGTCCAAACTCCAGATGGCATATTTGCGTTTTTCAAAGCAGCATTAGACCAAGTATTACAGGAATAAAACAAACTGTAAGCTCCCTTAGCCTCATAGAATGCATCATCAGGACCATATTGCGCATTCGTCTCAATCAAAATAGGTTTACCATCCTCCCCCATATCCAAGGAATTCAGGATATAACTTTTCAGGACATTATACTGATTGCTATCGATATGAACTTTATAGCAAAGGTCATTTTCTTCCATCCGTTTATAGTAAGTAACATGCAGGGCAGTTTCACCAATACCCAAACCAGCTACCAAAGCAGTCTTTAAGGTCAGGTCCTTCCACTCAGGGGTATTCAGGTAAAAGCCCTTATCACCCCAACCAATAGAAACATATTGTTGATTCAAATCTTTTCCTTTATTGTTTTCAATGGGAAATACCTCTGTCCAGTCCTGTAATTCATTCCGAATGGGAAGCACGATATCGGTATGTACATCATTGGATAGCACATAAACCGTGATATTTTTAGGTTTTCCCTCTTTATCAGGCTTATCGGCAGAAATCCTTGACAAGACAGAATCTGCCGCAAAGTATAGACCTGCAAACACGATTAATCCAATAAACACATAGAGAAGGGCCATCATAACTTTCTTCATCATAGATCGATTAAAGAAATAAAGATATCAATATTGTGGAAAAACAAATGGCAGGACTATGCCTGCCATTCGATATATTTTTAAAACTTGGTATTAAAATAATTTCTGAGGGTATTCTCCATCAGCTACCAATTTTGAGATACTTTCCTGTACGATTGGTTTATCTTCCATATAAGTAACACCAAACCATTTCGAAGAAGTTGGAATTACTTTAAAGTCAGCCTGTCCTTTTTTTACCATGTAGTCAGGAACAGAAGGGATAAAGAATTCTGATTTAGGATTATCACCATTTTCTTCAACAAACTTAGGGAACATCTCCATCGCCACTTCAAAGATTTTAGGAGTAAAGCCCCAGAAGTTCATCGATACACGTGCATCCGCTGGCAATTCATTTTTTACTCCGTTCTCTTCAAAGACGATTTTCTTGTCGCCTTCAGCGTTATCATAATAGATGTTCGTTCTTTCCGTAACGGAAGCCATATGGCCTTCAGGAGTCACCTCACATACACCACGAGAAACATAGCCATAGTCCGACATGGTATTGCCCAATGCAAATCCCATCAAAGACATGTGCTTATCATCCGCCTCATTGCTTAGGAAATCAGCCATTTTCTTAAAGGCATCATAACCATAAAAATCATCAGCATTGATTACACAGAAAGGTCCATCAACTTCATCCTTCGCACTCATCACAGCATGAGCTGTACCCCAAGGTTTAGCACGTTCAATATCTTTATCGATTCCGAATTTCCTCAAGTTAAAATCTTGAAAAGCATAAGCTACCTCGATCTTACCTGCAAGCTTGGCGTCAAATTTTTCACGCATCACGGCTTCAAATTCTTCACGGATAATGAAAACTACTTTTCCAAAACCGGCACGGATCGCATCAAAAATGGAATAATCAATAATTGTTTCCCCATGTGGACCAAAACCATCCACTTGTTTTAATGAACCATAACGGCTAGCCATTCCCGCTGCTAGAACCACCAAAGTTGGTTTTCCCATAATGTAATTTTTTGTTTAGTACTCGATTTTCGTTTGCAAATATAATGTTTTAAATATTATCTCTTTTTGAAGATAGAGTTTAGGATGCCATTGGCAATCTTCCCTAATAATTTCGCGCCCTCTCTCGCCAATGTCCTGCTCGCCTGCGTCTGTGCGGCTTCCAAAGGTGTTTGTCTCCTAGATCCAGAAGACCTCGTTTTCCCTGCTGCTTTCTCCGCTTCTTTCTGTGCCGCCTCGGCCTCTTTCTTTGCTTCAAAAGACTTCATGCGCTCCTCAATGATTTCCGATGCAGTCTGTCTTTCCACTCGTTCTTGATATTTCGAACGGTAATCCGAATTTTGAACCAATTCCTCATATAACTGAGGGCTACATGGACCCATTATGGCTCTTGCAGGCACTAAATGCGTTGCAACCACCTCTGTCGGAATACCCTTATCATTCAATACAGTTACCAAAGCCTGCCCTGTTCCTAATGAGGTCAAGACCTTATCGATCTCGTAAAACTCCGATGTAGGATAAGTTTTCACCGTTTTCCTTAAGTTATCGGCATCGTTCGGGGTAAATGCTCTTAAAGCATGTTGGACCCTGTTTCCTAATTGTCCTAAAACAGATTCAGGAATATCCGTTGCCGCCTGTGTACAGAAAAACACCCCTACTCCTTTTGAACGGATCAATCGAACGATCTGCTCGATCTGCGTCAAGAAAGCCTTCGATGCTCCATTAAACAATAAGTGTGCCTCATCAAAGAAAAACACCAATTTAGGTTTATCTAAATCCCCAACTTCAGGTAATTTCTTAAATAATTGGGCCAAAAGGCTCAATAAAAATGTGGAAAATAATAAAGGTTGGTCTTGGATATCGGAAATGTTCAATAAGGTAATTACCCCTTTTCCATCCACTTTTCCAAACAGGTCCTGTATATCAAATTCTTTTTCGCCAAAGATATGGGCAAGCCCCTGTTGTTCGATAGCGACAATTTTCCTTAAGATCGTATTGGCACTTGCTGTCGAGATCTTACCATAATCATTCTTGATTTCCTCAGCGCCGGGCCCATCAGAAAGGTAACTCAGCAACTTTTTGAGATCCGGAAAATCGACGATAGGCAACTGCGTATCATCCGCATATTTGAATATAGCACTCAATACCCCAGCTTGGGTATCGTTCAGGTCCAAGATACGGGCCAGTAGCACCGGACCAAAATCCTCGACAGTAACTCGCATTGGAGCACCTAATTTTCCGGAAAGAGAAAACAGTTCTATAGGGAAACTTGCGGGTTCAAAAGGGATCCCAACAGCGTTTCCACGCTCTATCAAGGCATCATTGGTTTTTCCAGGTTCAGCTAATCCCGATAAATCCCCCTTTACATCCAACATGAAAACCGGCACACCGGCATCCGATAGTTGTTCAGCAGTCAACTGCAGGGTCCGGGTTTTACCCGTTCCGGTCGCTCCTGCAATCAGACCATGTCGGTTCATCATCTTTAAAGCGAGGTTTACCTTAGCTGCTGTTACAATCTCACCATCAAGGATACCAGAACCTAATTGTATAAATGGCCCCTTAGGATTATAGGAGGCAGTTATCTTTTCAATAAATTGTTCTTTCATAAGTTATAGCCTTAAAATGCTAATTGAAATAATAAATAAAGATATAATTATTCAAATTAAGATTTTAAACAAAATTATGTTAACGCAATATTAAGAATTCAGATTAAAGAGGCGACTTTTGTAATTTTTTCATAATAAAATTTCAAAAAAGAAACTATTTTAAAATTTAATTTTATTTTTGTTGCAGAAATGATTACTAAGACCCACATGTTTACAAAGGCATATAGAATATTGGCAGCAAAACTTTGCTTCTTTATCTTCTTCACGAAGATGCTGATTTCTATTACCCCTATGTTTGTGGATGTACTGGATAAAGGTACAGTCTTACAAGTAGTCATGCAGCTTGAAATTGAGAACACCGCGAAAGGGACTAACAGCAACAATGAGGACCTGCACGAAACAGGTATCAAGATCTTTAGACCAGGTGACATTGATTTCATGCTTTTCAACCCAACCGTAGAAAATAGCGCTGGTATTAAACACTACCTGAAAAACGAGAAGAGTATCTGTGCCTACCATGCCTCCGTACCCACTCCACCTCCTAATTGTTAATTCAATATCCTAAGGGTATACCCTGTTCTGACCTCATTAGATCGACGTCTTAATAGGAATACTGAATCAAATTATCATTTATTGAATTAAAAATTTAAAACGTAGGTTTATGTTTGGTACACGTACGTCCGCTTTTTTGAAATTATCAAAAAGGGACTTAAAATATGATTTCCCAGCTAGTATTGTAGTATTTTTAGTGGCTTTGCCATTATGTCTGGGAATTGCAATGGCGTCTGGAGCGCCTCTATTTGCCGGTATTTTGACCGGTATCATCGGTGGTATTGTAGTAGCATCGATTTCAGGATCACCCTTATCTGTGAGTGGTCCAGCAGCAGGATTAACAGTTATTGTTTTAGGTGCCATTGAACAATTAGGCGCTTATGAAAC contains:
- a CDS encoding isopenicillin N synthase family oxygenase; translated protein: MALVNIPRLDLTHYTEGSAEQREQFVADIGKAFNETGFVTIANHGLSHELIDELYKVVKEFFDQPSEIKDKYEFPELAGQRGYTSKGKEKAKDSKTPDLKEFWQRGQTIVGEEYSKVDFPDNPEVNELPRFNAVTAEIYKKLEDAGRNLLKAIATYLELPEDYFEKFVINGNSILRAIHYFPIENPDAIPADAVRAGAHEDINLITLLIGASADGLEVLTKDGEWFAIKAKGEDIVVNVGDMLQRLTNNKLKSTTHRVVNPPRELMKTSRYSVPFFLHPKSSMSLASLDSCIDAEHPKAYEDYTAGEYLDERLREIGLKM
- a CDS encoding porin family protein translates to MRLIKIEIKYALLSVFGLFFALNLNAQALEQGKFRVDAEVGTKIGGASPLGLPVEIRKINGFKPALPFFVGVKVAYGIDDKWGVRSGLIFEGKGMKTEASVKGYKTSFNADEDPSQNVRGYYYGDITTNVENLYFTIPVMATYQLNPSWSLQAGPYVSMAVQRKFYGMATDGYIRDEEPTGEKVGIVDAAYDFKSQIRKVDVGMSVAGKYDFAKRYYATAQFDYGFNSIMKTGFESISFNMHNIFMNIGVGVRVF
- a CDS encoding PCMD domain-containing protein, with product MPQSKFIWALLGVVFFISSCIKDEAKNMEADITQVSIADSLINVKPIINNRNVVIYVKPGKVDLKEFALDFDLTPGATSVPASGSVQDFSAPVFYEVTSEDGQYKKQYSVTLLESSVPEMFDFELFKHDEKKNWIYFYEEVEGVQQELWASGNSGFALTAGSNPTEKAYPTQATDDPKLVKSGKYAAYLETKSTGFLGSLVKKPIAAGNLFIGSMFTKSIIDIQTRFGLPFNKIPVSMTGYYKYEPGKKVIDMNGKEVNVTDECDIYAVLFDRVALMQATANDKEDAGRTWLNDKDVLNSPHIIALAQLKETSATKGDGLVKFDLPFVFKKEYSQLDADAYRYSIAVVLSSSKNGAIFQGAIGSKLIVDEVKINVR
- a CDS encoding sensor histidine kinase translates to MNLSSTRSNHKMTFRRFITEFLFIIGMSLIFFVISMSIHRHLAILFLYAPFGYLLYALNNFSLLELLVKKKITKVEYILISILSAILIFIPFLILVQLIHGRYSDKIIFVGALFASVVILATYFYFFRYRADKKTIDFLRKDLGKTAAEYKLMQSQVNPHFLFNVMNSIYGIALQENASRTADSVQRLSQMMRFLIFENQQDQIPLSRDLSYLKEYIAIQSLRTESVPNVKIEHEIIDSLDSLYIAPMLLIPFVENAFKHGISMSKPSWIKVNADVVDGQLKFSVYNSIHKSTGTDLERTKSGIGLENVRSRLDLTYPDRYMLVMEQNQQEYFVFLTIDLDEVPHSEIASKMNEND
- a CDS encoding LytTR family DNA-binding domain-containing protein encodes the protein MIKAIAIDDEPIALDIIRRYAEQIPYLNLEKQFLNGLEAKEYLQHNEVQLMFLDVRMPDINGIDLFKGLEEKPLVIFSTAYSEYALSGFELEALDYLLKPYTFDRFEKAVIRAKELLELKGVIDNNPSLFVKDGYQMIKIDLKEVLALQAVGNYIRFILEGREVLARMTIKEFLSEWADDSFLQVHRSYIINSNKISKLDRHSIWIEDMEIPIGGSYLEEVKEKFKL
- a CDS encoding MmcQ/YjbR family DNA-binding protein → MNIEELRDYCIAKKESTEETPFGPDTLVFKVLGKVFLLVGLDQVDQLSFNVKCDPEYAVELREKYEHTVLPGYHMNKKHWNTVHANRQLNDQKLFELIDHSYELIVQGLPKKEREKLS
- the dnaK gene encoding molecular chaperone DnaK, whose protein sequence is MSKIIGIDLGTTNSCVAVMEGNEPVVIANNEGKRTTPSVVAFVAGGERKVGDPAKRQAITNPQNTIYSIKRFMGVTYNEAKGEIDKVPYKVVKGDNDTPRVEIGDRKYTPQEISAMILQKMKKTAEDYLGQEVTRAVITVPAYFNDAQRQATKEAGEIAGLKVERIINEPTAAALAYGLEKADKDMKIVVFDCGGGTHDVSVLELGDGVFEVKSTDGDTHLGGDDFDNAIINWLADEFADENGGLDLRKDPMALQRLKDAAEKAKIELSSTTSTEINLPYITADGSGPKHLVRSLSRAKFESLVGPLIERTIEPCRTALKNAGFSTSDIDEVILVGGSTRIPAIQDAVKKFFGKEPSKGVNPDEVVALGAAIQGGVLTGEVKDVLLLDVTPLSLGIETMGGVMTKLIEANTTIPTRKSEVFSTASDNQPSVEIHVLQGERPMAAQNRTLGRFQLTDIPPAPRGIPQIEVVFDIDANGIIKVSAIDKATGKEQNIRIEASSGLSDEEVKKMKQEAEANAEADKKVKEEVDKLNSADALIFSTEKQLNEYGDKISADKKGPIESGLEKLKKAHADKNFADIETASTELNAAWSAASEEMYVASQQGAGQQQAQGDAGQANNGGNQGGGADDVQDVDFEEVK
- a CDS encoding thioredoxin family protein, giving the protein MTFDEYQSYFEDILNNTEKHEAYSSNPDYLSYAKLNWSRMNRWLKKFEPSSEMKVCIENIKDPQHWILITEPWCGDAGHSVAQIYKIVKDNPFIDLDIQLRDTEPFLIDDYLTNGGKSIPKLIIRNDVGHDKVVWGPRPDALQEIFETERAEGKPMEEIKENIQRWYNEDKGAEIQKELTKLLSE
- a CDS encoding TIGR02117 family protein, translated to MMKKVMMALLYVFIGLIVFAGLYFAADSVLSRISADKPDKEGKPKNITVYVLSNDVHTDIVLPIRNELQDWTEVFPIENNKGKDLNQQYVSIGWGDKGFYLNTPEWKDLTLKTALVAGLGIGETALHVTYYKRMEENDLCYKVHIDSNQYNVLKSYILNSLDMGEDGKPILIETNAQYGPDDAFYEAKGAYSLFYSCNTWSNAALKNANMPSGVWTVFDKGILRHYRD
- a CDS encoding sugar phosphate nucleotidyltransferase, translating into MGKPTLVVLAAGMASRYGSLKQVDGFGPHGETIIDYSIFDAIRAGFGKVVFIIREEFEAVMREKFDAKLAGKIEVAYAFQDFNLRKFGIDKDIERAKPWGTAHAVMSAKDEVDGPFCVINADDFYGYDAFKKMADFLSNEADDKHMSLMGFALGNTMSDYGYVSRGVCEVTPEGHMASVTERTNIYYDNAEGDKKIVFEENGVKNELPADARVSMNFWGFTPKIFEVAMEMFPKFVEENGDNPKSEFFIPSVPDYMVKKGQADFKVIPTSSKWFGVTYMEDKPIVQESISKLVADGEYPQKLF